Proteins co-encoded in one Mycobacterium mantenii genomic window:
- a CDS encoding pseudouridine synthase: MDEAQGIRLQKVLSQAGIASRRAAEKLIIDGRVEVDGQVVTELGTRVDPDSAMIRVDGARVVLDDSQVYLALNKPRGVHSTMSDDRGRPCIGDLVERKVRGNKNLFHVGRLDADTEGLILLTNDGELAHRLMHPSHEVPKTYLATVTGSVPRGLGKKLRAGIELDDGVAKLDEFAVVDAIPGKTLVRVTLHEGRKRIVRRLLAAAGFPVESLVRTDIGPVSLGKQRPGTIRALAHHEVGQLYKAVGL, encoded by the coding sequence ATGGACGAAGCTCAGGGGATCCGGCTGCAAAAGGTGTTGTCCCAAGCCGGAATTGCGTCGCGGCGGGCCGCCGAGAAGTTGATCATCGACGGCCGCGTCGAGGTCGACGGGCAGGTGGTGACCGAACTGGGCACCCGCGTCGACCCGGACTCCGCGATGATCCGCGTCGACGGAGCCCGGGTGGTGCTCGACGACTCGCAGGTGTATCTGGCCCTGAACAAGCCGCGCGGTGTGCACTCCACCATGTCGGACGACCGCGGCCGGCCGTGCATCGGCGATCTGGTCGAGCGCAAGGTTCGCGGCAACAAGAACCTGTTTCACGTCGGGCGGTTGGACGCCGACACCGAAGGGCTGATCCTGCTGACCAACGATGGCGAGCTCGCGCACCGGCTGATGCATCCTTCCCACGAGGTGCCCAAGACATATTTGGCGACGGTGACCGGATCGGTGCCGCGGGGGCTGGGCAAGAAGCTGCGCGCCGGGATCGAATTGGACGACGGGGTGGCCAAACTCGACGAGTTCGCGGTGGTGGACGCCATCCCGGGCAAGACGCTGGTGCGGGTGACGCTGCACGAGGGGCGCAAACGGATCGTGCGACGGCTGCTGGCCGCCGCGGGATTCCCGGTGGAGTCGTTGGTGCGCACCGACATCGGGCCGGTCTCGCTGGGCAAGCAGCGGCCGGGCACCATTCGGGCGCTGGCACATCACGAGGTCGGCCAGCTGTACAAGGCGGTGGGCCTGTGA
- the xerD gene encoding site-specific tyrosine recombinase XerD, whose amino-acid sequence MTTALTLDTQLQGYFDHLAIERGVAANTLSSYRRDLRRYTKHLSDRGIHDLAKVGENDVSEFLVALRRGDPDTGAAALSAVSAARALIAVRGLHRFAAAEGLAELDVARAVRPPTPGRRLPKSLTIDQVLALLEGAGGESPADGPLTLRNRALLELLYSTGARISEAVGLDVDDVDTHARSVLLRGKGGKQRLVPIGRPAVAALDAYLVRGRSELARRGRGTPGIFLNVRGGRLSRQSAWQVLQDAAERAGITSGVSPHMLRHSFATHLLEGGADVRVVQELLGHASVTTTQIYTMVTVHALREVWAEAHPRAR is encoded by the coding sequence ATGACAACGGCACTCACGCTGGACACGCAGTTGCAGGGCTACTTTGACCATCTCGCGATCGAGCGCGGCGTCGCCGCGAACACTCTCAGTTCGTATCGCCGCGACCTGCGCCGCTACACGAAACACCTGTCGGACCGGGGAATTCACGACCTGGCCAAGGTGGGCGAGAACGACGTGAGCGAATTCCTGGTGGCGCTGCGCCGCGGGGATCCCGACACCGGGGCCGCCGCGCTGTCCGCAGTGTCGGCGGCGCGGGCGCTGATCGCGGTGCGCGGCCTGCATCGCTTCGCCGCCGCCGAAGGGCTGGCCGAACTCGACGTGGCTCGCGCGGTCCGCCCGCCGACGCCCGGGCGCCGGCTGCCCAAAAGCCTGACCATCGACCAGGTTCTGGCGCTGCTGGAGGGCGCCGGCGGCGAGAGCCCGGCCGACGGTCCGCTGACGCTGCGCAACCGGGCGCTGCTGGAGCTGCTGTACTCCACCGGCGCACGGATTTCCGAGGCCGTCGGCCTCGACGTCGACGACGTCGACACGCACGCCCGCTCGGTGTTGTTGCGCGGCAAGGGCGGCAAGCAGCGGCTGGTGCCAATCGGGCGTCCGGCCGTCGCCGCGCTGGACGCCTACCTGGTGCGGGGGCGTTCGGAGCTGGCCCGGCGCGGGCGCGGAACGCCGGGCATCTTCCTCAATGTGCGCGGCGGGCGGTTGTCGCGGCAAAGCGCCTGGCAGGTCCTGCAGGACGCAGCCGAGCGCGCCGGGATCACCTCGGGGGTGTCGCCGCACATGCTGCGGCATTCCTTCGCCACCCACCTGCTGGAGGGCGGCGCCGACGTGCGGGTGGTGCAGGAGCTGCTGGGACACGCCTCGGTGACGACGACGCAGATCTACACCATGGTCACCGTGCACGCGCTGCGCGAGGTGTGGGCCGAAGCCCACCCCCGGGCGCGGTAG
- a CDS encoding CTP synthase produces the protein MRKHPQSVTKHLFVSGGVASSLGKGLTASSLGQLLTARGLYVTMQKLDPYLNVDPGTMNPFQHGEVFVTEDGAETDLDVGHYERFLDRDLSGSANVTTGQVYSTVIAKERRGEYLGDTVQVIPHITDEIKGRILSMAQPDAQGNRPDVVITEIGGTVGDIESQPFLEAARQVRHDLGRENVFFLHVSLVPYLAPSGELKTKPTQHSVAALRSIGITPDALILRSDRDVPEALKNKIALMCDVDIDGVISTPDAPSIYDIPKVLHREELDAYVVRRLNLPFRDVDWTEWDDLLRRVHEPHEIVRIALVGKYVELSDAYLSVTEALRAGGFKHHAKVEMVWVASDDCESAAGAASALGDVHGVLIPGGFGIRGIEGKIGAIRHARTRGLPVLGLCLGLQCIVIEAARAAGLAEANSAEFDPDTPDPVISTMADQVDIVAGEADLGGTMRLGAYPAVLEPDSIVAQAYGATEVSERHRHRYEVNNAYRDKIAESGLRFSGTSPDGHLVEFVEYPPDVHPFIVGTQAHPELKSRPTRPHPLFVAFVGAAIDYKAGELLPVEIPEQSSNGIQHRDSAARPIPEPATRG, from the coding sequence GTGCGAAAGCACCCGCAATCCGTTACCAAGCACCTCTTCGTCAGCGGGGGAGTCGCTTCCTCGTTGGGCAAGGGATTGACCGCCAGCAGCCTTGGTCAGCTCCTGACGGCTCGCGGGTTGTACGTGACGATGCAAAAGCTCGATCCGTACCTCAACGTCGACCCGGGCACCATGAACCCGTTCCAGCACGGCGAGGTCTTCGTCACCGAGGACGGCGCCGAAACCGACCTCGACGTCGGCCATTACGAGCGGTTCCTGGACCGCGATCTGTCCGGCTCGGCGAATGTCACTACGGGACAGGTGTATTCGACGGTCATCGCCAAGGAGCGGCGCGGCGAATACCTCGGCGACACGGTCCAGGTGATTCCGCACATCACCGACGAGATCAAAGGGCGCATCCTGTCGATGGCCCAGCCCGACGCCCAGGGCAACCGCCCCGACGTCGTCATCACCGAGATCGGCGGCACCGTCGGCGACATCGAGTCGCAGCCCTTCCTGGAGGCGGCCCGCCAGGTGCGTCACGACCTGGGCCGCGAGAACGTGTTCTTCCTGCACGTCTCGCTGGTGCCCTACCTGGCCCCGTCGGGGGAACTCAAGACCAAACCCACCCAGCACTCGGTGGCCGCGCTGCGCAGCATCGGTATCACCCCTGACGCGCTGATCCTGCGCTCCGACCGCGACGTTCCCGAGGCGTTGAAGAACAAGATCGCGCTGATGTGTGACGTCGACATCGACGGCGTCATCTCCACCCCGGACGCGCCGTCGATCTATGACATCCCCAAGGTGCTGCACCGCGAGGAACTCGACGCCTATGTGGTGCGCCGGCTCAACCTGCCGTTCCGGGATGTCGACTGGACCGAATGGGACGACCTGCTGCGCCGGGTGCACGAACCGCACGAGATCGTGCGAATCGCCTTGGTGGGCAAGTACGTTGAGCTGTCCGACGCGTACTTGTCGGTCACCGAGGCGCTGCGCGCCGGCGGGTTCAAGCACCACGCCAAGGTGGAGATGGTCTGGGTTGCCTCCGACGACTGCGAGAGCGCGGCCGGTGCGGCGTCGGCCCTGGGCGACGTGCACGGCGTGCTGATCCCCGGCGGGTTCGGCATCCGCGGCATCGAGGGCAAGATCGGCGCGATCCGGCACGCCCGCACGCGGGGGCTGCCGGTGCTGGGACTGTGCCTCGGGCTGCAATGCATCGTGATCGAGGCCGCCCGCGCCGCCGGTCTGGCCGAGGCGAACTCGGCCGAATTCGACCCCGATACACCGGATCCCGTGATCTCCACGATGGCCGACCAGGTCGACATCGTCGCCGGCGAAGCCGACCTGGGCGGCACCATGCGGCTGGGCGCCTATCCGGCGGTGCTGGAGCCGGATTCGATTGTGGCGCAGGCCTATGGCGCCACGGAGGTCTCCGAGCGGCACCGCCACCGCTACGAGGTCAACAACGCCTACCGCGACAAGATTGCGGAGAGCGGCCTGAGGTTTTCCGGGACGTCTCCCGACGGCCATCTGGTGGAGTTCGTCGAATACCCGCCGGACGTGCACCCGTTCATCGTCGGCACCCAGGCTCACCCGGAGCTGAAGAGCCGGCCCACCCGGCCGCACCCGCTGTTCGTCGCATTCGTGGGCGCGGCAATCGACTACAAGGCGGGCGAGCTGCTGCCGGTGGAGATCCCGGAGCAGTCATCGAACGGCATCCAGCACCGAGACAGCGCTGCGCGGCCGATACCAGAGCCCGCGACCCGTGGCTGA
- a CDS encoding ParA family protein produces the protein MTEQPDSGVELGLTGRPPRAIPEPQPRTSHGPAKVVAMCNQKGGVGKTTSTINLGAALAEYGRRVLLVDMDPQGALSAGLGVPHYELDKTIHNVLVEPRVSIDDVLLQTRVKHMDLVPSNIDLSAAEIQLVNEVGREQTLGRALHPVLDRYDYVLIDCQPSLGLLTVNGLACADGVVIPTECEYFSLRGLALLTDTVDKVRDRLNPKLEISGILLTRYDPRTVNSREVMARVVERFGDLVFDTVITRTVRFPETSVAGEPITTWAPRSTGAIAYRALAREFIDRFGA, from the coding sequence ATGACCGAGCAGCCGGACAGCGGCGTCGAGCTCGGTCTGACCGGGCGGCCGCCGCGGGCGATCCCGGAGCCACAGCCGCGCACCTCGCACGGCCCGGCCAAGGTCGTCGCCATGTGCAACCAAAAGGGTGGCGTCGGGAAGACCACCTCCACCATCAACCTCGGCGCCGCGCTGGCCGAATACGGCCGCCGGGTCCTGCTGGTGGACATGGATCCCCAGGGCGCGCTGTCTGCGGGCCTGGGTGTCCCGCACTACGAGCTGGACAAGACCATCCACAACGTCCTGGTCGAGCCGCGCGTGTCCATCGACGACGTGCTGCTGCAAACCCGGGTCAAGCACATGGACCTGGTGCCCAGCAACATCGACCTGTCGGCCGCCGAGATCCAGCTGGTCAACGAGGTGGGACGCGAACAGACGCTGGGCCGCGCGCTGCACCCGGTGCTGGACCGCTACGACTACGTGCTGATCGACTGCCAGCCGTCGCTGGGGCTGCTCACCGTCAACGGCCTGGCCTGCGCGGACGGCGTGGTGATCCCCACCGAGTGCGAGTACTTCTCACTACGCGGCCTGGCGCTGCTCACCGACACCGTCGACAAGGTGCGCGACCGGCTCAACCCGAAGCTTGAGATCAGCGGGATCCTGCTCACCCGGTACGACCCCCGCACGGTCAACTCGCGCGAGGTGATGGCCCGGGTGGTGGAGCGGTTCGGTGACCTGGTGTTCGACACCGTTATCACCCGAACGGTCCGATTCCCCGAGACGAGCGTTGCCGGCGAACCCATCACCACCTGGGCCCCGCGCTCCACCGGGGCCATCGCTTATCGCGCGCTGGCCCGTGAGTTCATCGACCGATTCGGCGCGTGA
- the scpB gene encoding SMC-Scp complex subunit ScpB, which yields MTEDLPDVDLETDLDVGIPDIAEAAPMDSEELGSVLEALLLVVDTPVTAEALASATQQPVYRIVTKLGEMAEQLTARDSGIDLRQNSEGWRMYTRSRFAPYVEKLLLDGARSKLTRAALETLAVVAYRQPVTRARVSAVRGVNVDAVMRTLLARGLITEAGADEDTGAVMFATTDLFLERLGLTSLADLPDIAPLLPDVDTIEDLSESLDSEPRFIKLSGGQSSDQSLTFDVDQD from the coding sequence GTGACTGAAGATTTGCCGGACGTCGATCTGGAAACGGATCTGGACGTGGGCATCCCGGACATCGCCGAGGCCGCGCCCATGGATTCCGAGGAACTCGGCTCCGTGCTCGAGGCGCTGCTGCTGGTGGTCGACACCCCGGTCACCGCGGAGGCGCTGGCGTCTGCCACCCAGCAACCGGTGTACCGGATCGTCACCAAGTTGGGTGAGATGGCCGAACAACTCACCGCCCGCGACAGCGGCATCGACCTGCGGCAGAACAGCGAGGGCTGGCGGATGTACACCCGCTCCCGGTTCGCGCCCTACGTCGAGAAGCTGCTGCTGGACGGCGCGCGATCCAAGCTCACCCGGGCCGCGCTGGAGACGCTGGCCGTGGTCGCCTACCGCCAGCCCGTGACCCGCGCGCGGGTGAGCGCGGTCCGCGGGGTCAACGTCGACGCCGTGATGCGCACGCTGCTGGCGCGCGGCCTGATCACCGAGGCCGGCGCCGACGAGGACACCGGCGCGGTGATGTTCGCCACCACCGACCTGTTCTTGGAGCGGCTCGGCCTGACGTCGCTGGCCGACCTGCCGGACATCGCGCCGCTGCTCCCCGACGTCGACACGATCGAGGACCTCAGCGAATCCCTGGACAGCGAGCCACGTTTCATCAAACTTTCCGGCGGTCAATCGTCCGACCAGTCGCTGACGTTCGACGTGGACCAGGATTGA
- the recN gene encoding DNA repair protein RecN: protein MLTEIRIESLGAISAAVGDFDRGLTVLTGETGTGKTMVVTGLHLLGGARADATRVRSGADRAVVEGRFTTTDLDEATVVKLDEMLDASGAERDEDGSVIALRSVSRDGPSRAYLGGRSVPAKSLGDFTAGLLTLHGQNDQLRLMRPEEQCGALDRFAKAGPALERYCKLRDAWLSARRDLLDRRNRMRELALEADRLTFALGEIDAVDPQPGEDDALVAEILRLSELDTLREAAATARAALSSDEADGSGFSATDSVGKARAALESTDDAKLVALAGQLGEVLTVVVDAAAELGGFLEELPVDASALESKLSRQAELRTLTRKYAADIDGVLTWARESRQRLAQLDVSEEGLAALATRVDELARELAEAAVDLSNIRRKAAKRLAKEVTAELSGLAMADAQFGIDVAIDTASAADDAAALVLPSGELARAGADGVDQVEFGFAAHRGMDQLPLAKSASGGELSRVMLALEVVLAASAAGTTMVFDEVDAGVGGRAAVQIGRRLARLARTHQVIVVTHLPQVAAYADVHLVVHGAGPKGTSVVRRVADDERVAELARMLAGLGESDSGRAHARELLDAAQKDEI from the coding sequence ATGCTGACGGAAATCCGCATCGAGTCGCTCGGTGCCATCAGCGCTGCCGTCGGGGACTTCGACCGCGGCCTGACCGTGCTGACCGGCGAGACCGGCACTGGCAAGACCATGGTGGTGACCGGCCTGCACCTGCTGGGCGGTGCGCGCGCCGACGCGACCCGGGTGCGGTCCGGGGCCGATCGGGCGGTCGTCGAAGGCCGTTTCACCACAACCGATCTCGACGAGGCCACGGTGGTCAAGCTGGACGAGATGCTGGACGCGTCGGGCGCCGAGCGCGACGAGGACGGCAGCGTGATCGCGCTGCGCTCGGTCAGCCGGGACGGGCCGTCGCGGGCCTATCTGGGCGGCCGCAGCGTGCCCGCCAAGTCGCTGGGCGACTTCACCGCCGGGCTGCTGACCCTGCACGGGCAGAACGACCAGCTGCGGCTCATGCGGCCCGAGGAGCAATGCGGCGCGCTGGACCGATTCGCGAAGGCCGGCCCGGCACTGGAGCGCTACTGCAAACTGCGCGACGCCTGGCTGTCGGCGCGGCGCGACCTGCTCGACCGGCGCAACCGGATGCGCGAACTGGCGCTGGAGGCCGATCGCCTGACCTTCGCGCTGGGCGAGATCGACGCCGTGGACCCACAACCCGGCGAGGACGACGCCCTGGTCGCCGAGATCCTGCGGCTCTCCGAGCTGGACACGCTGCGCGAAGCCGCGGCCACCGCGCGCGCGGCCCTGTCCTCGGATGAGGCGGACGGCTCCGGGTTCAGCGCGACCGACAGTGTGGGAAAGGCGAGGGCCGCACTGGAATCGACGGACGACGCCAAGCTGGTGGCGTTGGCCGGCCAGCTCGGTGAGGTGCTGACCGTGGTCGTCGACGCGGCCGCCGAACTGGGTGGCTTCCTCGAGGAGCTGCCGGTCGATGCCAGCGCGCTGGAATCCAAACTGTCCCGGCAGGCCGAGCTGCGCACGCTGACGCGCAAGTACGCCGCGGACATCGACGGTGTGCTCACCTGGGCCCGCGAGTCGCGGCAACGACTGGCCCAGCTCGACGTCTCGGAGGAAGGGCTGGCCGCGCTGGCGACGCGCGTCGACGAGCTCGCGCGCGAATTGGCCGAGGCCGCGGTCGATCTGAGCAACATCCGGCGCAAGGCCGCCAAGCGGCTCGCCAAGGAGGTCACCGCCGAGCTGTCCGGGCTGGCGATGGCCGACGCGCAGTTCGGCATCGACGTCGCCATCGACACCGCTTCGGCCGCCGACGACGCGGCCGCGCTCGTGCTGCCCTCGGGTGAGCTGGCCCGCGCCGGCGCCGACGGCGTCGACCAGGTCGAGTTCGGCTTCGCCGCGCACCGCGGAATGGACCAGCTGCCGCTGGCCAAGAGCGCCTCCGGCGGCGAGCTGTCCCGGGTGATGCTGGCGCTGGAGGTGGTGCTGGCCGCCTCGGCGGCGGGCACCACCATGGTGTTCGACGAGGTCGACGCGGGCGTGGGTGGTCGGGCGGCGGTGCAGATCGGCCGGCGGCTGGCGCGGCTGGCGCGCACCCACCAGGTCATCGTGGTCACGCATCTGCCGCAGGTCGCGGCGTACGCCGACGTGCACCTGGTGGTGCATGGCGCCGGGCCCAAGGGGACCAGCGTGGTGCGGCGGGTCGCCGACGACGAGCGGGTGGCCGAGTTGGCGCGGATGCTGGCCGGGCTGGGCGAATCCGACAGTGGCCGCGCGCACGCCCGCGAGCTGCTGGATGCGGCGCAGAAGGATGAGATCTAA
- the steA gene encoding putative cytokinetic ring protein SteA, with protein MKMSGLLSRNPARPGLVGTARVDRNIDRLLRRVCPGDIVVLDVLDLDRITADALVEADIAAVVNASPSVSGRYPNMGPEVLVNNGVTLIDEAGPDIFKKVKDGAKIRLHEGGVYAGDRRLVRGTERTDHDIADLMREAKSGLSAHLEAFAGNTIEFIKSESPLLIDGIGIPDVDVDLRRRHVVIVADEPSAEEDLKSLKPFIKEYQPALIGVGSGADVLRKAGYRPQVIVGDPDQISTDALKCGAQVVLPADADGHAPGLERIQDLGVGAMTFPAAGSAIDLALLLADHHGAALLVTAGHTANIETFFDRTRAHSNPSTFLTRLRVGEKVVDAKAVATLYRNHISAGAIALLALTMLIAVIVALWVSRTDGMVLHWVTDYWNHFTLWIQHFVS; from the coding sequence ATGAAGATGTCAGGCCTGCTCTCCCGTAACCCCGCCCGGCCGGGCCTCGTCGGCACCGCCCGCGTTGACCGGAACATCGACCGCTTGCTGCGCAGGGTCTGCCCCGGCGACATCGTCGTGCTCGACGTTCTGGACCTGGACCGCATCACGGCGGACGCGCTGGTGGAGGCCGACATCGCCGCGGTCGTCAACGCGTCGCCGTCGGTGTCGGGTCGCTACCCGAACATGGGACCGGAGGTGCTGGTCAACAACGGGGTGACGCTGATCGACGAGGCCGGACCTGACATCTTCAAGAAGGTCAAGGACGGCGCCAAGATCCGCCTGCACGAGGGCGGGGTGTACGCCGGTGACCGCAGGCTGGTCCGCGGGACCGAGCGCACCGACCATGACATCGCCGACCTGATGCGCGAGGCCAAGAGCGGACTGTCCGCGCATCTGGAGGCGTTCGCCGGCAACACCATCGAGTTCATCAAGAGCGAGAGCCCGCTGCTGATCGACGGCATCGGCATCCCCGACGTCGACGTCGACCTGCGCCGCCGGCACGTGGTGATCGTCGCCGACGAGCCCAGCGCGGAGGAGGACCTGAAGTCTCTCAAGCCGTTCATCAAGGAGTACCAGCCGGCGCTGATCGGTGTCGGCAGCGGCGCGGACGTGTTGCGCAAGGCGGGCTACCGCCCCCAGGTCATTGTCGGCGATCCCGACCAGATCAGCACCGACGCGCTCAAGTGCGGTGCCCAGGTCGTGTTGCCCGCCGACGCCGACGGGCACGCGCCCGGCCTGGAACGGATCCAGGATCTCGGCGTCGGGGCGATGACGTTCCCGGCCGCGGGCTCGGCCATCGATCTGGCGCTGCTGCTGGCCGACCACCACGGCGCCGCGCTGCTGGTGACGGCCGGCCACACCGCCAACATCGAGACGTTCTTCGACCGGACCCGCGCGCACAGCAACCCGTCGACCTTCCTGACCCGGCTGCGGGTGGGGGAGAAGGTGGTGGACGCCAAGGCCGTGGCCACCCTGTACCGCAACCACATCTCGGCGGGCGCCATCGCGCTGCTGGCGCTGACCATGCTGATCGCGGTCATCGTCGCCCTGTGGGTGTCGCGCACCGACGGCATGGTGCTGCACTGGGTCACCGACTACTGGAATCACTTCACCCTCTGGATTCAGCACTTCGTGAGCTAG
- a CDS encoding NUDIX domain-containing protein: MADHVFETASSETLYTGKIFALRSDRVRMPGGATAVREVVEHYGAVAIAALDAENNLPLIYQYRHAFGRRLWELPAGLLDIAGEPPQQTAARELQEEAGLRAATWQVLADLNSAPGFSDESVRIYLATGLSEVDRPEAHHEEADMTMRWFPVADAARMVFSGEVVNSIAIAGILAAHAVTEGFARPRPADSPWVDRPTAFAARKGGRAAQ; this comes from the coding sequence GTGGCTGACCACGTCTTCGAGACGGCGTCATCCGAAACGCTGTACACCGGAAAGATTTTCGCGTTACGCAGTGACCGGGTTCGGATGCCGGGCGGCGCCACCGCGGTGCGTGAGGTCGTCGAGCACTACGGGGCGGTCGCCATCGCGGCGCTGGATGCCGAGAACAACCTTCCGCTGATCTACCAGTACCGGCATGCGTTCGGCCGGCGGCTGTGGGAGCTGCCCGCCGGACTGCTCGACATCGCCGGCGAGCCGCCGCAGCAGACGGCCGCGCGCGAACTCCAGGAGGAGGCCGGCCTGCGCGCGGCGACCTGGCAGGTGCTGGCCGATCTCAACTCCGCCCCGGGCTTTTCCGACGAGTCGGTGCGGATCTATCTGGCCACCGGACTCAGCGAGGTGGATCGGCCCGAGGCGCATCACGAGGAAGCCGACATGACCATGCGCTGGTTCCCCGTTGCCGACGCGGCGCGGATGGTGTTCAGCGGCGAGGTGGTGAATTCCATTGCGATTGCCGGGATTCTGGCCGCTCATGCGGTCACCGAGGGGTTCGCGCGCCCCCGGCCGGCGGACAGCCCGTGGGTCGACAGGCCGACGGCGTTCGCCGCGCGAAAAGGCGGGCGGGCCGCGCAATGA
- a CDS encoding segregation/condensation protein A, whose amino-acid sequence MNATETGEAPQQNGFQVRLTNFEGPFDLLLQLIFAHRLDVTEVALHQVTDDFIAYTREIGPQLELEETTAFLVVAATLLDLKAARLLPAGQVDDDEDLALLEVRDLLFARLLQYRAFKHVAEMFAELEATALRSYPRSVSLEDRFTELLPEVMIGVDAERFAQIAAIAFSPRPVPTVSVGHLHQVQVSVPEQAKKLLAILQARGSGAWATFSELVADCEASMEVVGRFLALLELYRSRAVAFDQSEPLGVLQISWTGERPASEALVEVRDE is encoded by the coding sequence GTGAACGCGACCGAAACCGGTGAGGCGCCACAGCAGAACGGCTTCCAGGTCCGCCTGACCAATTTCGAGGGCCCGTTCGACCTGCTGCTGCAGCTGATCTTCGCCCATCGCCTCGACGTGACCGAGGTGGCGCTGCACCAGGTCACCGATGACTTCATCGCCTACACCCGCGAAATCGGTCCGCAGCTGGAGCTGGAGGAGACCACCGCGTTCCTGGTGGTTGCCGCGACCCTGCTGGACTTGAAGGCGGCCCGGCTGCTGCCCGCCGGACAGGTCGACGACGACGAAGACCTGGCGCTGCTGGAGGTGCGCGACCTCCTGTTTGCCCGGCTGCTGCAGTACCGCGCGTTCAAGCACGTCGCCGAGATGTTCGCCGAACTGGAGGCCACCGCGCTGCGCAGTTACCCGCGCTCGGTGTCGCTGGAGGACCGGTTCACCGAACTGCTGCCCGAGGTGATGATCGGCGTCGACGCCGAGCGCTTCGCCCAGATCGCCGCGATCGCGTTCAGCCCGCGGCCCGTCCCGACCGTGTCCGTCGGGCACCTGCACCAGGTCCAGGTCTCGGTTCCCGAGCAGGCCAAGAAGTTGCTGGCGATCCTTCAAGCGCGGGGCAGCGGCGCGTGGGCCACGTTCTCCGAGCTGGTCGCCGACTGTGAGGCGTCGATGGAGGTGGTCGGGCGCTTCTTGGCGCTGCTCGAACTGTATCGGTCGCGGGCGGTAGCATTCGACCAGTCAGAGCCGCTTGGCGTGCTCCAAATCTCGTGGACCGGCGAACGTCCGGCCAGTGAAGCCTTGGTAGAAGTGCGGGACGAATAA
- a CDS encoding copper transporter: MISLRQHALSLAAVFLALAVGVVLGSGFLSDTLLSSLRDEKRDLHTQISGLNDQKNVLNEKLSAANNFDTQLVGRMVHDALGGKSVVVFRTPDAKDDDVAAVSKFIGQAGGTVTGTVSLTQEFVEANSAEKLQTVVNSSVLPAGQQLSTKLVDQGSQAGDLMGIALLANANPAVPPVDDTQRNTVLAALRDTGFITYQATDHMGAANAALVVTGGSLPQDAGNKGVSVARFSAALAPHGSGTLLAGRDGSATGGAAVAVTRADAGMNSAISTVDDVDAAPGRITAVLGLHDLLNGGHAGQYGTGHGATSITVPQ; encoded by the coding sequence ATGATCTCGTTGCGTCAACATGCCCTGTCGCTGGCCGCGGTCTTCCTGGCGCTGGCCGTGGGAGTCGTGCTCGGTTCCGGCTTCCTGTCCGACACCCTGCTATCCAGCCTGCGTGACGAAAAGCGGGACCTGCACACCCAGATCAGCGGGCTCAACGACCAGAAGAACGTGCTGAACGAAAAGCTCAGCGCGGCAAACAATTTCGACACCCAACTGGTCGGCCGGATGGTGCACGACGCGCTGGGCGGCAAGTCGGTGGTGGTGTTCCGCACCCCGGACGCCAAGGACGACGACGTGGCCGCGGTGTCGAAGTTCATCGGTCAGGCCGGCGGGACGGTGACCGGGACGGTGTCGCTGACGCAGGAGTTCGTCGAGGCCAACTCGGCGGAGAAACTGCAGACGGTGGTGAACTCGTCGGTGCTGCCCGCCGGTCAGCAGCTGAGCACCAAGCTCGTCGACCAGGGTTCGCAGGCGGGTGACCTGATGGGCATCGCCCTGTTGGCCAACGCCAACCCGGCGGTCCCGCCGGTGGACGACACGCAGCGCAACACCGTGCTGGCCGCGCTGCGCGACACCGGCTTCATCACCTACCAGGCAACCGATCACATGGGCGCGGCGAACGCCGCTCTGGTCGTCACGGGCGGGTCGCTGCCCCAGGACGCCGGCAACAAGGGAGTCAGCGTGGCCCGGTTCTCGGCGGCGCTGGCCCCGCACGGCTCGGGCACCCTGCTGGCCGGGCGCGACGGTTCGGCGACCGGGGGTGCGGCGGTGGCCGTCACCCGTGCCGACGCCGGAATGAACTCGGCGATCAGCACCGTCGACGACGTCGACGCCGCGCCCGGTCGCATCACCGCGGTCCTGGGCCTGCACGACCTGCTCAACGGCGGTCACGCCGGGCAGTACGGCACCGGTCACGGGGCGACGTCAATCACGGTGCCCCAGTAG